catttggaaccagaaggtTCCAAATCTACCAGAAGGTAGATTTAATCTGACTCCTGGTGAAATATTCTAGAGTATTCCTTTAGGGGACACCTCAGTCCACAGACTTGCTTGGCAGTAGTTTGGATACAAAGAAGCATAACAAAGTATTTACcaaaattatattttgtaaagCTGTATTTTTAAGGTGAATTTTGTCTGCTTCTTACATTGCACCCAATTCTGTGGTATTATAGTTCCTATCagattgatttttatttatctcGATCCCACCATCCTACTTAAAATTAAGTAGTTGGCCACCTAGCTGCTTCTAAATTCTGGGCTTCATTGCTGTATTTCTGTTCTAGTAAAACCAAGTTAAAGTTTAAAAGTGATCATTTTGCTTTACTCTGCTCAACCCCATGCAGCtagaaaattcaattttttttcttaaatgcacATTAATTTCCAAAACATAAGCTCTGTTTAGAATGCAGTCTGGCAAATTAATGCATTATGTCCTTTGAAAATAGTTAGCTTTACAAGAAAGAGCAGATCTTTTGTTTCCACTACTCTTTAGTGTTTAACTGGGTGTAATGATGTGTCCCACTGAGTGGCAGCATATTTCTTTAGCACCTAATGTCCTGAGAAAAGGCATTCTTAACTGATCCCATTTTGACATAAACAAGTCCAAAAATTATCTTAACATTTTCTGAGAGAAAGCTGTGTTTCTGTACCATCTAAAATTTTGAATCTATTTTTATCAACATAGTTTTCAATATACACTAGTTTATACAGTcacattttgaattatttttagcTCCATGAGTACAGTATCTTATATGGATGAACCTGGCCATGATATTCCTCGTCTTGCCATTCAGTTGGAGAACACTTATCAGCTGGGTATGGAACATTTCCTCCTCCATCTCACACTAAAAAAATAAGCTCAATACAGgtgactgggtgaaatttaatggtctGTGATATATCTGTTAAATCAATTgctctaatgatcccttctggtcttaaactctatgaatccaAAATGTAAACTATATAACTCAGATATTGCCTAAATCGAGAAACTGTCAAAATGTAGTCAGTTTTGAAAAGAATTCAAACGACTGTCATTTCTATTAATACATTTGCCCCTGAGTCCTCTTTACtagtttttgtggttttacaatcacctctccctgtttaaaaacaaaacaaaaccaaaaacacatCACACCTCTCCCTGTTGCTGTGTAAAAAACCTACAGGGGAAACACTGAAACAGACTAGACGCCAAATTGCAGTTAAATGCATCAAGTTATCAAATTAACAATTTAAAATTcagagaaaaatgtttttctctaaACTTTCAGTTATTATAATATTAAGTGCCATCTGTAACAATAGTAAGTTGAAAATGTTCAGGGAGAAGTGGGATTTTGAAGTTGATAGTATCTCTTTAAGataactatttcttttatcaagaGTGCTTCTCTTAATTTGTAGACTGGGAGGCATAGTAATTTATCTGTTTGATTTATTTATATTGAGGTAATACTAAGGGCTCCAGATCAAGCCCACTCTGtggtaggtactgtacaaactcaTAACAAAAAAACTGTCCCTGCCTCAAATTGTTATGGTCATGATGGCTCCCGATAAAACAGCTTTATCGTAATAAGAGTCTCAGCACAAGAGAATATTGGGGATCAACATTTGTCTTAGTTTAGAATCGAAAACCGCATGATGTATATTttgactgaaaacaaaatttaggtgtctaaagtttGGCGTGTGTAAGGTACTACTAATCCAGATAATAGCAAGAGAAGGAGTTTATCCTTTTTGGCAAAAGGTATAGGAGCATGGTAGATGGATAAAGCTTGTCCACTTCATGTccttagagctgggtgggaaacagttttcccatcccagTAAGAtatttgagattaaaaaaaaaaaatcccattttaaattgggacaaaaagttgcAATCTTGAAAACTTTCGAGAACTGACAAACCAAAAAAGATTTCAGGTTGggttcaaaattttgttttgataatttcaaattgtttcagttaaatttcaaccatttttcatttttaatcttttactttttttttttaattcccatcCATCAGCTCAACAGCAATGATGCGCCAAATGAAGTCTTTCCTCCACTTTCTATCTTGAACAAAGCTGTGAAGCTGGTAcatctttaaacatttttgttctgtCATTCTTCACTGCATTTATCCAATGCATCCTCCGTCTTCCTGTTTCTAGTTCCATGCATTCTGGTATTTATTGCCATGTATGGTATCCTTTCTGAGTCCATTCTTGATATGTGTGCAAACCATCACTGTTGTCTTTCTTGAGTCTTCTGGAAGTGTATTATATCTGGCCATAGCTGTTTTCTTCtctcttcatttttcattttctgcaGTCTTGAAGCTCAATATTCCCCTCAGCCAGTTCATTTCTGCAGTGTAAAATCTTTTGTCCTTCAGATTTCCTCATATACTAGCATTCCAATCTGTATAGCAAGTATCAGCATGACAGTTGACTCATAtatgttgatttttgtttttatcaaaATGTCTTTAGCCTTCCAGATCTTGCAGTTTTTCAAATGCAGTAGTGTAGCTAGTCCAATTCTTGTTTTTTATGTCATCTTCACAATTCCCATTCTTTGATACTCTTTCCCATtctaccttgtcagttattctCTGTAAATCCTCCTTAGTCAATTCTGGGAGGTCCATGTCATCTCTGAATCGAAGACTCCTCCCTTTTCATCTCTCAGTGCTACAGCCATTATTGCTTGCAGTACCAAGTAAAACAAATCTGGTGATAGCATGCACTCCTGTTGTCGTGCTGAACCATTCCATCAGGTTCTTGTCTACTCTCACTGCACTCATTGATTTGCTGTAGATATTTTCTGTCTGCTCGATCAATTTTGGGGGGCTGCTATACGTTGTCATAACTTGCCATAACCCTTTCTGCTAAATGAAAAGCCTCTTTGAAGTCTATAGAGTTGTAGTAACAGGTTTGGTCGTGTTCTGTGTATTTCTCTGATATTTGTTTTATCACAAATAACTGATCTGTTGCACTTCGGTCTGGTCTAAATCCAGCCTGTTCCTTTGCAGGTGCCATTTCCTCTTCATTCTCTTCTGCAACCTCTTGGTGAATGCTTTCTCTGGTGCTATTTTACTGTAACTAacttaaatttctaaatgaaatgtttcaaaacagGAAATGGCAATTTTTCATTTCTAACAGTTTGAAATAGAACGTTTGATCGATTTTGAAACTTATTGTCAGGGTGGATTTAAATCAcgagtcaggaagacttgatttaatcatggatttctacataaaatgcattcttgttggttgttataaccttaatacatatctTCACAaatcagagatagatgtaggtttcatttttagaaggtacacgctatacatttttaaagtgatttattttgaaaacttttcagattaattttacagttatatcagaaaatgaatgattgtttggttatttcatttacaaaggtaattgaagcagatagttcacctcccaatgacttcataaatatctccaattccagttaatcattaatatttggaggattttcttgtcatgttgtattaggaggagaacatcaccagacagacatttaaattgttttatttaactaaaacaacaacgttatgcgttctggatttttttcttcaacagcaaacatataatattttaacaaaataactaaattcaaaaattcatatgcttgaacattcaagttttttaaaatcaggtttctttttgttaaaatttttaactaaaatagttaaacgaaatatatttaaaaaaaaaaatcgactgTCAGCCAGgccaacatgagaaacttaaaatattggcttctgcagctaactcagtcgtcttcagcttcattttcctgtttgttcataatctggaaaagaaaaacaagctttcctaggtcccaaacgatttctcaatttggaatgaattagtccaaaggaagaaaatattctttctacaccggcagaagaagctactggtGTTAAAaatgagattatcacttcaacagtctctgaatccaagtgcttaagtgacttccgcCAGTTCACTGATAtgaaacatcatcagcaaacatatatttcttgagtggttcttattcccaaactgggtgtTCTTTTATGGcgtgctgccattataggttttcccttctagtgagagaatggtatggtagatctcaaatcaatgaaggctacactcagaaagacctcaagacttctggaatatactgctcaaacagtttcacttttgtttctactgcctgtccctcccttctcacatttatctccagacttctccttgtccagatctgttccgcccccaacaatcttctattcattgaactttttgaaacttttcacttttagagagaggtaagggattgactctgtgtacaaaaatttgcagagggacaatagggttgaagtctgttttttctcacctctatatattatttatatattcatttaaaaacatttttgctgttaacaagcatgttctctctggagacacaaatccaccaTTTGAGAAcagcaaaactaagcatctctgatggtatcttctagactgaacactgaatcccattgggtagatagaaagattaactgaaataatttatacagaagcccctggaaccccataagattgggtccctaaaccatgaactattggaactcatttacaaaacttttcttaaacattacatgaatatattgtctcatactatagaattagaatttataatccctattccatgatgagatatctttgagctacagtctctatgcaaaagaataaatggacacaaatcagacgtcaagaattataacattcaaaaaccagccgGAGAACACTtaaacctccctggacactcaattatagacctaaaagtggcaattcttcaacaacaaaaacagactccaactagaaactgcagaactggaattaatttgcaaactggacaccatcaaattaggcctgaataaagcctgggcgtggatgggtcattacacaaacttaaaactatttccccatgctaattttcccgctctactgttactcataccttcttgtcagctgtttgaaatgggccaccctaaTTACCCCTACAAaggtgatttttcctcctgctgataatagcccactttaattgatttgtctcgttagaattagtaaggcaacccccatcttttcatgttctgtgtgtatgtattgtgtgtgtgtgtgtgtgtgtgtgtatatatatatatatatatatatataaaataaaatcttcctactgtattttccactccatgcatctgatgaagtgggttttaggtcacgaaagcttatgcccaaataaatttgttagtctctaaggtgccacaagtacctgtactcctcgttctttttccaATTAGAAAgatccattgataccttacatgattgTCATTCTTGTTTTACATGTCAGTTTAATTTTCTGGTAAAAATTCTGGAGGGGAATGAGAACAAACAAGGAATCTTGTTAAAAATTCCCAAAGTGCTACAAACCTTAACTTGTTTATACTTAATTTCCTGGTAAATCTATTACAAACTTGTAgttaaagagaaaaaatatgAATTTGAAGGTGCTTTATTTTCCAGTAATAAAAATCACTCTTTCTCTGTTTAATTTGTGGGTGAATTAATGTTcttgaaatgaaatattgtaATAGCACTGGTTAGAACCAGAGATGCTGTGCAAGGTTAAACGAAGCATCTCAGTCCTGATCTTTAGCATCCCTCCTGTTTCAGTTCTGGGTCTCTTTTAAATAGACTTAAACCCATACCAAATTGTGTGGTAGCTTTATAATTAGAGATcgataaaaatatttttagttttcacCTGATCCAGGATTTGAAttcagagagagagcgagagagataaCTAGTGTACTAGTTCACTGTTCTAATTAACCCCCTTTCATTGGTCATTTTGATTAGTCGGTTTAAAAAGGCAGTTTACAATGTGTTCAGTTATTCTCAACATGGATTTATAAATTAAAGCACTATAAAATATCTACATATACCAGGTCCTGCAAAACGTTTTCCAGTGGTCACAGTAAATAATATTTTGAAGGATGTGCTGACTAATTATCTTCAAGAAGAAAAATATGAAGCAGAGCTATGCAGACAAATGACCAAGACCATCTCTGAggtataaaaaataaattattagtaCAATTAGGCTTTTGGAGTAAATTACGGGTCAGATTCACCCCCTTCTCAAATCCATGTATTGAGGGGTCTTTCATGTACAGTCTCCCCACTTTCTCTGGTGGACCCTTTTCTGTATGTCTGGGGTATGCATTGGGGAGGGAAACATGACTTGTAAGGCTTGTGACAAGTGGGTGGGCCAGAGACTGCACATCATCCTTCCTCTGGTCCTCAAAATTTACCCAGAAAATGGAACAGTCCCAGGCTGTAGTAACTTTTGTGCATATCCCCGGGGACGGTCACAGGGACTACTGTGGCCAATGGGGAATGGTTCCATTGAACTTGTCCTCCCAAGGAACCATGTGAGTGGGCATTAGGTGTACCAGAGGCAATGTGGGAGCATAGTGCTAACTCTCCTTCTGTGGATCCCCAGCATCCACCAGATTTGGGGACAGGCAAACCCTGTACCCCTGGCAGGACAATGCCTCAGATTTTTCTTCAAAATCTCCTTTCCTTGGCTTTTCATGTCGGAAGACACAATATTAGTAAGTAGAATATAGGGCTTAGGGAAATTAAAACGAGTGAACTAAAGGTATGAAGTTAAAATCtattaaatccctgtgtggatgctctcatttAAAAGTTAAGTGGCCTCAGTTCACTGAACTTAATCCTCCAGAAACATCCAGAATAGCCCCTCAGTGATACTTATGCATTTGTGCTGTCGCAAATTCTGCTTGGTAACATGTGCAAGTCTTCAGTGAGTTTGCTTAGGTGTAATAGAGTGAAACTTGGGCATCATCAACAGATTTGTTTGTTGAGAAAGAATAGCATATGCAACTTATTCTTTCAGCAAAAATGGGTCTGTaaggctaacaggagtaaaaggCAGTAAAAACTTGTGTGTTTgggtatttttgtttggttttgtacaTTTTAGTCAACAACTGAATACACACATGGAGACGATCTCTTAAGAGTGAAGGTGCCATCTTTTTCATAGACAGTTTTCATATTTGAATTGTGCTTTGCTCTCTCTAACTATTCAAGAAGCTGCCACCACTTTTTTAAATGCAACTCCTGAAGTTAATCCTTTGGGGATATGGCATTTCCAAGAACTGATATCACTATCATCAGTGTTGAAAATACTGATTCATTGGCACTGTAACCTCAGTCTCACATATTCCACCCTCTAGTGGTACTGGAATACTTACAGGATGATGTTGCAAGTCTATGGTTAGGTGATTACCAACAAGATTCTTGAACATGTTACGTACAGTATTTCTAGACATTTTTATACTATACTGTATCAGTGCAGTGATTTTTACCTGTGAACCTACTGAACATGTTTCTCTCTTATAGGTTATTAAGGCTCGGGTAAAAGACCTTATGATACCAAGGTACAAAATTATTGTGATTGTACATATTGGACAACTAAATGAACAGAGCATGCGAATTGGAAGCAGATGCATTTGGGATCCTGCGAGTGATACGTTTTCATCATATGCTTTCAAAAATACCTCACTGTTTGGTCTTGCAAATGTCTATGCTGTTTATTTTGAATAATGAAAAGCTCTAGTTTATCAGTGGAAGAAAAATATCTAACTTATCATGTTTATATTGTAGAAAAACTGTTAGAAGACAGTcagtttacatttgttttaaaatgggggaaataagCCTTTCAGTGGTAAATGTAATAATCATGCACACTTAAACCATTTTCTACTCTTGCTACTTTCCACAGGAAATGATTCATACTAAAATGACATTTTGCACCTGActctttaattgtttttttagAACCACATATCACTGTATTAGCTTGTATCATTATTTGCTCTAATTAAATCCTGGTCCTCAGTTTC
Above is a window of Emys orbicularis isolate rEmyOrb1 chromosome 8, rEmyOrb1.hap1, whole genome shotgun sequence DNA encoding:
- the DYNLT5 gene encoding dynein light chain Tctex-type 5; this translates as MSDIAKDKAARLLKKRGSVSSLSSHEVRAKEIIGKNKDSMSTVSYMDEPGHDIPRLAIQLENTYQLGPAKRFPVVTVNNILKDVLTNYLQEEKYEAELCRQMTKTISEVIKARVKDLMIPRYKIIVIVHIGQLNEQSMRIGSRCIWDPASDTFSSYAFKNTSLFGLANVYAVYFE